The Chlorocebus sabaeus isolate Y175 chromosome 1, mChlSab1.0.hap1, whole genome shotgun sequence genome includes a region encoding these proteins:
- the TRPM5 gene encoding transient receptor potential cation channel subfamily M member 5, whose amino-acid sequence MQDVQGPRPGSPGDAEDRHGLGLRRGEVDFGGSGKKRGKFVRVLSGVAPSVLFDLLLAEWHLPAPNLVVSLVGEEQPFTMKSWLRDVLRKGLVKVAQSTGAWILTSALHVGLARHIGQAVRDHSLASTSTKARVVAVGMASLSRVLHRRILEEAQEDIPVHYPEDDGSSQGPLCSLDSNLSHFILVEPGPPGKGDGLTELQLRLEKHISEQRTGYGGTGSIEIPVLCLLVNGDPSTLERISRAVEQAAPWLILAGSGGIADVLAALVNQPHLLVPRVAEKQFKEKFPSEHFSWEDIVRWTKLLQNITSHQHLLTVYDFEQEGSEELDTIILKALVKACKSHSQEPQDYLDELKLAVAWDHVDIAKSEIFNGDVEWKSCDLEEVMVDALVSNKPEFVRLFVDNGADVADFLTYGRLQQLYRSVSPKSLLFDLLQRKQEEARLTLAGLGAQQVREPPTGPPAFSLHEVSRVLKDFLQDACRGFYQDGRPGGRRKAEKGPAKQPTGQKWLLDLNQKSENPWRDLFLWAVLQNRHEMATYFWAMGQEGVAAALAACKILKEMSHLETEAEAARAMREAKYEQLALDLFSECYSNSEDLAFALLVRRNRCWSKTTCLHLATEADAKAFFAHDGVQAFLTRIWWGDMAAGTPILRLLGAFFCPALVYTNLITFSEEASLRTGLEDLQELDSLDTEKSLLYGLHSRVEEMVEAPRAQGGRGPRAVFLLTRWRKFWGAPVTVFLGNVVMYFAFLFLFTYVLLLDFRPPPQGPSGPEVTLYFWVFTLVLEEIRQGFFTDEDTHLLKKFTLYVGDNWNKCDMVAIFLFIVGVTCRMLPLAFEAGRTVLAMDFMVFTLRLIHIFAVHKQLGPKIIVVERMMKDVFFFLFFLSVWLVAYGVTTQALLHPHDSRLEWIFRRVLYRPYLQIFGQIPLDEIDEARVNCSTHPLLLEDSPSCPSLYANWLVILLLVTFLLVTNVLLMNLLIAMFSYTFQVVQGNADMFWKFQRYNLIVEYHERPALAPPFILLSHLSLALRRVFKKEAEHKREHLERDLPDPLDQKVVTWETVQKENFLSKMEKRKRDSEGEVLRKTANRVDFVAKYLGGLREQEKRIKHLESQINYCSVLVSSVADMLAQGGSPWSSRHRGGGSRLVASDHRGGLDGQEQPGAGQPSLDT is encoded by the exons TTTGTACGGGTGCTGAGCGGAGTGGCCCCATCTGTGCTCTTTGATCTGCTGCTTGCTGAGTGGCACCTGCCGGCCCCCAATCTGGTGGTGTCCCTTGTGGGCGAGGAGCAGCCTTTCACCATGAAGTCCTGGCTGCGGGACGTACTGCGCAAGGGGCTGGTGAAGGTGGCTCAGAGCACAG GAGCCTGGATCCTGACCAGTGCCCTCCACGTGGGCCTGGCCCGGCATATCGGGCAGGCCGTGCGCGACCACTCGCTGGCCAGCACATCCACCAAGGCCCGTGTGGTTGCCGTCGGCATGGCCTCTCTGAGCCGCGTCCTTCACCGCCGCATTCTGGAGGAGGCCCAG GAGGATATTCCTGTCCACTACCCCGAGGATGACGGCAGCAGCCAGGGGCCGCTCTGTTCGCTGGACAGCAACCTCTCCCACTTCATCCTGGTGGAGCCAGGCCCCCCGGGGAAGGGCGATGGGCTGACGGAGCTGCAGCTCAGACTGGAGAAGCACATCTCGGAGCAGAGGACAGGCTATGGGG GCACTGGCAGCATCGAGATCCCTGTGCTCTGCTTGCTGGTCAATGgtgatcccagcaccttggag AGGATCTCCAGGGCCGTGGAGCAGGCTGCCCCGTGGCTGATCCTGGCGGGCTCGGGGGGCATCGCCGATGTGCTCGCTGCCCTGGTGAACCAGCCCCACCTCCTGGTGCCCAGGGTGGCTGAGAAGCAGTTTAAGGAGAAGTTTCCCAGCGAGCATTTCTCTTGGGAGGACATCGTTCGCTGGACCAAGCTG CTGCAGAACATCACCTCACACCAGCACCTGCTCACCGTGTACGACTTTGAGCAGGAGGGCTCCGAGGAGCTGGACACAATCATCCTGAAGGCGCTGGTGAAAG CCTGCAAGAGCCACAGCCAGGAGCCTCAGGACTATCTGGATGAGCTCAAGCTGGCCGTGGCCTGGGACCACGTGGACATCGCCAAGAGTGAGATCTTCAATGGGGACGTGGAGTGGAAG TCCTGTgacctggaggaggtgatggtggaCGCCCTGGTCAGCAACAAGCCCGAGTTTGTGCGCCTCTTTGTGGACAACGGCGCGGACGTGGCTGACTTCCTGACGTATGGGCGGCTGCAGCAGCTTTACCGCTCCGTGTCGCCCAAGAGCCTGCTCTTCGACCTGCTGCAGCGGAAGCAGGAGGAGGCCCGGCTGACGCTGGCCGGCCTGGGTGCCCAGCAGGTCCGGGAGCCACCCACGGGGCCACCCGCCTTCTCCCTTCATGAGGTCTCCCGTGTACTCAAGGACTTCCTGCAGGACGCCTGCCGAGGATTCTACCAGGACGGACGGCCAGGGGGCCGCAGGAAGGCG GAGAAGGGCCCGGCCAAGCAACCCACAGGCCAGAAGTGGCTGCTGGACCTGAACCAGAAGAGTGAGAACCCCTGGCGGGACCTCTTCCTGTGGGCCGTGCTGCAGAACCGCCACGAGATGGCCACCTACTTCTGGGCCATG GGCCAGGAAGGTGTGGCAGCCGCTCTGGCTGCCTGCAAAATCCTCAAAGAGATGTCGCACCTGGAgacggaggccgaggcagcccgAGCCATGCGCGAGGCGAAGTACGAGCAGCTGGCCCTGG ACCTCTTCTCTGAGTGCTACAGCAACAGTGAGGACCTCGCCTTCGCCCTGCTGGTGCGCCGGAACCGCTGCTGGAGCAAGACCACCTGCCTGCACCTGGCCACCGAGGCTGACGCCAAGGCCTTCTTTGCCCACGATGGCGTGCAG GCCTTCCTGACCAGGATCTGGTGGGGGGACATGGCTGCGGGCACGCCCATTCTGCGGCTGCTAGGAGCCTTCTTCTGCCCCGCCCTCGTCTATACCAACCTCATCACCTTCAG TGAGGAAGCCTCCCTGAGGACAGGCCTGGAGGACCTGCAGGAGCTGGACAGCCTGGACACGGAGAAGAGTCTGCTGTACGGCCTGCACAGCCG GGTGGAGGAGATGGTAGAGGCGCCGAGGGCTCAGGGTGGCCGAGGCCCGCGTGCTGTCTTCCTGCTCACACGCTGGCGGAAGTTCTGGGGCGCTCCCGTGACTGTGTTCCTGGGGAATGTGGTCATGTACTTCGCCTTCCTCTTCCTGTTCACCTATGTCCTGCTGTTGGACTTCAGGCCGCCCCCCCAGGGACCCTCAGGGCCCGAGGTCACTCTCTACTTCTGGGTCTTTACACTGGTGCTGGAGGAAATCCGGCAG ggcttcttcacagatgaggacacaCACCTGCTGAAGAAGTTCACACTGTATGTGGGGGACAACTGGAACAAGTGTGACATGGTGGCCATCTTCCTGTTCATCGTGGGTGTCACCTGCAG GATGCTGCCCTTGGCGTTTGAGGCTGGCCGCACAGTCCTCGCCATGGACTTCATGGTGTTCACACTGCGGCTGATCCACATCTTTGCCGTACACAAGCAGCTGGGCCCCAAGATCATCGTGGTGGAGCGCATG ATGAAGGAcgtcttcttcttcctcttctttctgagCGTGTGGCTTGTGGCCTATGGCGTCACCACCCAGGCGCTGCTGCACCCCCACGACAGCCGCCTGGAGTGGATCTTCCGCCGGGTGCTCTACCGGCCTTACCTGCAGATCTTTGGGCAGATCCCACTGGACGAGATCGATG AAGCCCGTGTGAACTGCTCCACCCACCCACTGCTGCTGGAGGACTCGccatcctgccccagcctctacGCCAACTGGCTGGTCATCCTCCTGCTGGTCACCTTCCTGTTGGTCACCAACGTGCTGCTCATGAACCTGCTTATCGCCATGTTCAG CTACACGTTCCAGGTGGTGCAGGGCAACGCAGACATGTTCTGGAAGTTCCAGCGCTACAACCTGATTGTGGAGTACCACGAGCGCCCCGCCCTGGCCCCGCCCTTCATCCTGCTCAGCCACCTGAGCCTGGCCCTGCGCAGGGTCTTCAAGAAGGAGGCGGAGCACAAGCGGGAGCACCTGg AGAGAGACCTGCCTGACCCCCTGGACCAGAAGGTCGTCACTTGGGAGACAGTGCAGAAGGAGAACTTCCTGAGCAAGATGGAGAAGCGGAAGAGGGACAGCGAGGGGGAGGTGCTGCGGAAAACCGCCAACAG AGTGGACTTCGTTGCCAAGTACCTCGGGGGGCTGAGGGAGCAAGAAAAACGCATCAAGCATCTGGAGTCACAG ATCAACTATTGCTCGGTGCTCGTGTCCTCTGTGGCTGACATGCTGGCCCAGGGTGGCAGCCCCTGGA GCTCTCGACACCGTGGCGGGGGAAGCCGGCTGGTGGCCTCTGACCACAGAGGGGGTTTAGATGGCCAGGAACAACCCGGGGCTGGCCAGCCTTCCTTGGACACCTAA